Within uncultured Roseibium sp., the genomic segment GCCGGTGCGCTGGCCAGAGCGGTTGCTGCGAGCAGACCACCGGCAATTGCGAGAATTTTGGACTTCATAGGTACTACCTCCACGTGTTTTCGGGCTTTTGCCCGTGTGAACCCTGATTGTCGTTTACGACTTAGACGAAGCATCATCCGATCGCTGTTCGCCGCGCAGCGGCTCCGGCAGCAGTCCCTCCGGCCGGAAGCGCAGCACAAGCTGCAACATCAGACCGATCAGGAACAGACGGATGTATTTCGCCTTGACCGCATATTCCTGCGGAAGTTGATCAGTTGCAATCTCGGAAACTGACCAAATGGTCCAAACCACCGCTGCACCGAGGATCGCGCCCCGGTTGTTGCCCGATCCTCCAAGGATCAGCATAATCCAGACGAGGAAGGTCGCAACCATCGGATCGATGGCTTCCGGGGTGATGGACCGGTTGAAATGCGCAAAGAGCGCGCCGCCCAGCCCCATCAGGGCCGAACCGAAGATAAAGGCTTCCAGGCGCCGGTACTCGACGTTCTTGCCCATGGCGCGCGCGGCCAGCTCATTGTCGCGGATCGCCCGCATCATCCGGCCCCAGGGCGCGTTGAACTGCCGTTCCACCAACAGATAGGCGCCAAGCAGGACAATGGCGACGATCGCCAGATAGGCCATCTGCGACTCAACATAGGGAAGGTCGCCATAGGGACGCGGAATGCTGGTGATCCCACGCGCACTGTTGGTCAGTTCAGCCTCCGACTTGATCACCAGGCGGATGATTTCCGCCACTCCGATGGAGGCAATCGCCAAATAGTCGGAGCGGAAGCGCAGGCAGATTTTCCCGATCGGCCAGGCGATCAGGGCCGCGGCGATCATCGAACCGATCCAGCCGACATAAAACGGCAGCTCGAACCCGCCGAGCCGGCCGTCTGCGTGAGGGCTGGTCAGGATCGCCGAGGCATAGGCGCCGACGGCGAAGAAACCGGCAATGCCGGCATTGAAGAGACCGGCAAAGCCCCACTGTATGTTCAGGCCCAGCGCCAGAAGCGCGTAGATGCCGATGAAGATGCCCATGAAGAGGGCGTAGTTGGCGAGACCGATAAGTTCCATGATCCTACCTCCCCTTCTAGAGAACCTTACCGCGCAGCAACCCGGTCGGGCGCACAAGCAGCATGAACAGGAGAATGGCGAACGCCATGGCCGCCTTGTATTCGCTTGGCAGAACGAGAACGGACAGTTCCTCCGCGATGCCGACGATCAAGCCGCCGATGACCGCGCCTTCCACACGTCCGACCCCGCCGAGGATTGCCGCGGCGAACATCGGCAGCAGCATGTGCCAGCCCATCATGGACTTGAGCTCGGTGTTGATGCCTAAGAACACACCGGAGGCGGCACACAACCCGCC encodes:
- a CDS encoding branched-chain amino acid ABC transporter permease, whose translation is MELIGLANYALFMGIFIGIYALLALGLNIQWGFAGLFNAGIAGFFAVGAYASAILTSPHADGRLGGFELPFYVGWIGSMIAAALIAWPIGKICLRFRSDYLAIASIGVAEIIRLVIKSEAELTNSARGITSIPRPYGDLPYVESQMAYLAIVAIVLLGAYLLVERQFNAPWGRMMRAIRDNELAARAMGKNVEYRRLEAFIFGSALMGLGGALFAHFNRSITPEAIDPMVATFLVWIMLILGGSGNNRGAILGAAVVWTIWSVSEIATDQLPQEYAVKAKYIRLFLIGLMLQLVLRFRPEGLLPEPLRGEQRSDDASSKS